In Flavobacterium gelatinilyticum, a genomic segment contains:
- a CDS encoding metallophosphoesterase has protein sequence MKKRILRYVKHISITFVILAAMAISFGLYHGASFRYAENPEMMNWDKDGPYIFNKNDSVLSVNYIRGNQDDGFYLDQKEYASNSKIPAYCYFPLDSTRFEFYLDNTIIIPRNTYDDKAKILAISDIESGFRTFRDFLIANKVIDKKLNWSFGNGHLVLLGDFVDRDFSTTQVLWFIYKLEQEANEKGGTVHFILGNHELKNMQGNFESTSPKYYHVASILKKRQTELYDKNSFLGRWMSSKNTIEKINGILFSHGGLHSDLGNYKIDLDEVNQIIRNNYYKPYYPNPRKNIEQLLISSHKGIAWYRGYFKDDLAQEDVERNLNKFDAKAIVVGHTLQPKVNSQFNKKVIGIDVKHPKDYSKSFPNQESEGLLIEGNNYYRVLHNGEMKKI, from the coding sequence ATGAAAAAGAGAATTTTAAGATATGTAAAACATATCAGTATCACATTTGTAATATTAGCCGCTATGGCAATTTCATTCGGATTGTATCACGGAGCTAGTTTTCGTTATGCAGAAAATCCCGAAATGATGAATTGGGATAAAGATGGTCCCTATATTTTTAATAAAAATGATAGTGTTTTGAGTGTAAATTACATTAGAGGAAATCAGGATGATGGATTTTATTTAGACCAAAAAGAATATGCTTCAAATTCCAAGATTCCGGCTTATTGTTATTTCCCCTTAGATTCTACGCGATTTGAATTTTATCTCGATAACACTATCATAATTCCTAGAAACACTTACGATGACAAAGCTAAAATTCTAGCCATATCTGATATTGAAAGCGGTTTCAGAACTTTTCGTGATTTTTTGATTGCCAATAAAGTCATTGACAAAAAGCTCAATTGGTCGTTTGGGAATGGCCATCTTGTTTTACTTGGTGATTTTGTAGACAGGGATTTTTCTACCACCCAAGTGCTTTGGTTTATTTACAAATTAGAGCAGGAGGCAAATGAGAAAGGCGGAACAGTTCATTTTATTTTGGGAAACCATGAATTAAAAAATATGCAGGGAAATTTTGAATCTACCTCTCCGAAATATTACCACGTTGCTTCTATCTTAAAAAAACGGCAAACCGAATTGTATGATAAAAATTCTTTTCTTGGCAGATGGATGTCGAGCAAAAATACCATCGAAAAAATTAATGGCATCCTTTTTTCGCACGGCGGATTACATTCTGATTTGGGCAATTATAAAATAGATCTTGACGAGGTAAATCAAATAATTCGCAATAATTATTACAAACCTTACTATCCTAATCCACGAAAAAATATAGAACAATTATTGATTTCCTCACACAAAGGAATCGCTTGGTATCGAGGTTATTTTAAAGACGATTTGGCCCAAGAAGATGTAGAACGAAATCTTAATAAATTTGATGCAAAAGCAATCGTAGTTGGCCATACCCTTCAGCCGAAAGTCAATAGCCAATTCAACAAAAAAGTAATTGGCATTGACGTCAAACATCCAAAAGATTATTCGAAAAGCTTTCCCAATCAAGAATCAGAAGGTCTGCTGATTGAAGGCAACAAT